A DNA window from Chiroxiphia lanceolata isolate bChiLan1 chromosome 6, bChiLan1.pri, whole genome shotgun sequence contains the following coding sequences:
- the LOC116787983 gene encoding NADH-cytochrome b5 reductase 2 — MEALGGAPVAVAVAVVAASALLLLLLRGSGRRTSGPVTLQDPLAKYPLRLLDKEEISHDTKKFRFGLPSTDHILGLPVGQHVYLSAKIDGNLVIRAYTPVSSDETKGYVDLIIKVYHKNVNPKFPEGGKMSQYLDSMKIGDTIDFRGPNGLLVYKGAGTFLIKPNKKSEAEKKFAKHLGMIAGGTGITPMLQLIRQITNDPKDSTKCYLIFANQTESDILLRAELEDIAKRHPEQFVLWYTLDRPPQDWKYSSGFVTADMMKAHLPPPGSETLILMCGPPPMIQFACQPNLDKLGYPKSSTFAY, encoded by the exons ATGGAGGCGCtgggg GGAGCGCCTGTGGCCGTCGCCGTGGCCGTGGTGGCGGCCTcggccctgctgctgctgctactgcgGGGGAGCGGGCGGAGGACGAGCGGCCCCGTCACCCTGCAGGACCCGCTCGCCAAGTACCCGCTGCGGCTGCTGGACAAGGAG GAAATCAGTCATGACACTAAGAAATTCCGATTTGGGCTACCTTCAACTGATCATATATTAGGATTACCTGTAG GCCAACATGTTTACCTTTCTGCAAAAATCGATGGCAATCTGGTGATTCGAGCCTATACCCCAGTTTCCAGTGACGAGACAAAAGGTTACGTTGATTTAATTATAAAg gtCTACCACAAAAATGTGAATCCCAAGTTTCCAGAAGGTGGGAAGATGTCCCAGTACCTAGATAGCATGAAGATTGGAGATACTATTGATTTCAGAGGGCCAAATGGACTCCTGGTGTATAAGGGGGCAG GTACATTTCTTATCAAGCCTAATAAGAAgtctgaagcagagaaaaagtttGCAAAGCATCTTGGGATGATAGCTGGAGGAACAG GAATAACTCCGATGTTGCAGCTGATTCGTCAGATCACAAATGATCCCAAGGACTCTACAAAATGTTACCTTATTTTTGCCAATCAG ACAGAAAGTGATATATtgctgagagctgagctggaAGATATTGCAAAAAGGCATCCTGAGCAGTTTGTGCTGTGGTACACACTGGACAGACCTCCTCAAG acTGGAAGTACAGTTCTGGCTTTGTCACTGCAGACATGATGAAagcccacctccctcccccggGCAGTGAGACCCTCATTCTCATGTGTGGGCCACCTCCAATGATTCAGTTTGCCTGTCAGCCCAACCTGGACAAGCTTGGCTATCCCAAGAGCAGCACATTTGCTTATTAA